GACTATATCTGGACTTGGGACTGGGTTTCTTTACGATTTATTTATACAAACACTCAAGACATTTTGTCCTGACTTGCACTGGAACGTGTCGATTGCTAATCGTAGTCTCATGTTGGTATCATGGCACTGACCAACGGCAGCCTCGGAACCCCCTGCTGACACGCAGCCATCCAATATCTGCCCCTCATCGTTGGTAGACTAGGTAGATTTGGAGCCGAGACAAGCAAGGCTCGTGAGGTCAGACATTGGGGCTGGTGAAGACTCGAAGTCATATCAGAACATAGACATTTACATACACCCAGAGGCATGTAAAAATTGTTCTCGCTGCCTCCCAAGATGTTCCGTTGTTAGTCGATAGCTGGCACATCAACTTCGTAACACATCAATCAAGTTCAACGGCCTAGATGCCCCTAAATGCTCCACTACCTTAGGCGACTGCAGTTATCTACTAACCCAGGTATCTACTAACTTAAGACACCTCCCTTAGGTAGGCTGCTAAACTCTGGCTGCCCAACAGTCGACTGGTGCCATGCGAATTTTCTAGAACCTGGCAAAGTGGCTGAAGCGGTGAACCATTCGATAGGTAGGGACCTGATACATTACAAGTTGACCGCTTGCGTTGCATGCCACAGTCACAATTATCGCCATAAAAGCATCACTACCTACGTACCTAGCACACTACCTTAAGCTTCCAATTCCCTCCCGCCCACCAGAAAGCAAACTTGTCAAGACGTACGGATAGGCGTATCTAGGTTGCCCCGCCCCGAGAACTACAGTACAGTTAGTAGGTACTCAAAGTGGCTGTGGTACTGTAAATTAGGTGTGCTTCTGCAAGGGTTCTAGCTTGTGGCTGGTGCTCACTTCTCTCGTTGCGGACTGGGCTCTGTCTGGCTCTTTACACATCATCCCAACCGACCGGTGGCCCAGTCTGGTTCCTGTTCCCCACGGTCGACGAACACCTTTTGACGTGCGACGACCATCCGTGCTCGCCTACGCCATCCGAGCGAGAATCCTTTCCACTCAAGCCCGAAAGCCCGGGCGCTGCTCGCACACTCTCTTGGTCATACATGTCTATTCGGCGACAAGAGTTTGCACCTCCCATACCCCAAGATTTCGGTTGCCTCACGCAAGCGCCAAGCGATTCTGACGAGACGCTGCAAGAGGAGAGACCAGACAAGCGCCACTCCGCGCGTCCAGTCCAGGCGACAATCGACCAACTCATCCTACCTTTGGCTCATATCCGTCGTTACTGTTTCTCTGGCATATCCGATTACACGACACTGCTACAGTAATCAATACTCGATTGCGCCGCCACAATGCCATCTATTCTTAACGACGATGATAAGGATACCGTAAAGCGGTTCATCCCCAAGCAGTCCAACAAGATTCAGGCCGTCGCTGTGGCCAGGCTCTACGTAGCATATCCCAATCGCTCAAAATGGACATACACCGGACTACAGGGAGCCGTTGCGCTCGTCAACGATCTGGTCGGAAATACATACTGGATCAAGATGGTGGATATTTCGGTATGTCCACGATCCAATATCTAAATTGCTCCCACCACACCTGACCACCACATGCTAACTTGTTCAGCCTTCCAATCGAGGAGTTATTTGGGACCAGGAGATTTTCGATACTTGGAACTATAACCAAGACCGAACCTTTTTCCATACCTTCGAACTCGAAGAATGCCTGGCTGGTCTGAGCTTCGTCGACGAAAAGGAGGCCAAAcagttcaagaagaagatggatgagCGAGAGAAGAATGCAAGCCGAGCTACAAAGGCGACACCCTTCGGTGGAGGTGCCCAGCCAGCCCATAAGCATGGTCTGTTGGGAGGGCTATTCGGACATCGCCATTCGACTCATATAAGCTCTCAGCACACAGCCCCGACCCCTCCGGAGTCTCCCCGGATGCCACATAACTCCATTCAGCATCATGTTATCAACTCGACGCCCAATCTCAATGGCTCAAGACCTTCTGAATTTGCACTCTTAGATGCGTTCGATCCTCTGTGGCGCGAGCACTTTGGCGCAGATCTTCAAGACAAGGGTTTGACGGACGACTTCATCAAAGAAAACCAAGAGTTTATTGTCGACTTCCtgagagaagaacaacagAAGGCCAATCAGCCTCATTCGAcaccgccaccacctccagcaGCGAAAGCACCctcgccaacgccaactgCGAACGGCAATGAAGGAAGAGGCTCTCGAGCGCCTCCGCCGCCACCGCCGCCCGGTGGTCGACCGCAGTCAGACGGTCCTCCAGCGCCCCCGGCTCCGAGAAAAGGTGGCCCCCCACCTCCTCCAGCCCCGAGACGGTCGGGCAAAGCCGAATCTCCGGCGAAGGATGCTGCGCCTGAACGAGCGCCGTCGCCTCCTCGACCCAAGTTTGGTGTCCCTCCACCATTGGCCGACGCTGGCAAATTCGCACGTCAAGATCCTCCAAGGGCTGTTCCAGCTACGCCCACTCCTGgaccccctcctcctcctcgaccgGCCAAGACTCCTATAGAAACACAGAAGAATGAGAGTCACAGATTCGGAGTTCCTCCTCCCTTTCCTGGTTCAAGGGTACCCCCACCAACACCTAGCCGTGGGcctgttcctcctcctcctccccctcgACCGGCCGATAACCACCCTGTGCCTgcagctcttcctcctcctctgcctccCAAAGTAccggcttcttcagctccaCCACTGCCGCCTCCAAGCTCCCGGcctgttcctcctcctccagcagcCAACAATCACCCTCCTGCTCCACCTCCCTTACCGGCGACAAGtgctcctccacctcctccactaccaccaacatcaacaaatggtgcacctcctccgcctcctccgccCCCTCCACCTCCAGGAGGCCTTGGTGCaccgccgcctcctccgcctcccatGCCGCCTGGAACTGGTgcacctcctccacctcctctccctcctgtTGCTGCAGGGGGGGATCCTGGCCGATCAGCCATGCTGGAAGGCATTCAACGTGCTGGCGGAATCAACTctctcaagaaggttgatcGCTCACAGATTCGCGACCGAAGTGGTGTTCAAGTTGGCAGTGTCGGCGATTCTGGCGGTGCGAATGCCGCACCTGCAGCACCTGGTGCGCCTGGCGGTGGCGGCGGCATGGCCGATGCGTTGGCTGCTGCTCTccagaagagaaaagaaaaggtctCCAAGAGTGGTAAGTTCAGCATGCGTTTGTTAGTAAAGAGTGATGAGCTAACACAATATAAGATGACGAGAGTGACAACGATGACTGGTAAGCTAAACCACATCAGCACAAAATCCAAGAGAAGGAAGGAGGAGCGTGGTAGATATAGTCGACAAAGGATTATCGACCTgtcttttataaaatctgCACTTATGGGCAACGACGAGGATTGTGACGAATCAACCAGTTGCAGACGTATCTTGGTTGCGAATCAGCACCAGCATCTGAGATCGGGCTTGTATCACCAAATGGTTCTACTGCGCCTGTAGCATTTCCAGTTGGCATGACAAAAGTTGGTTATGTTCTATAGACACCCATAGCATTAACGAGATTCTACAAGATTACAGAATGACTAGCCCACAAAATCAGCAATAGTTAGTGCGTTGCATTTACTATTCACGACATGAATGCAATGCGAGAATCAAAGAATATTTATGAAACCATAGTAAGCATTTTCCTGTCTTGTCTAATCTGTGCTTTTGAGACGAAGGTGATGATCGTAAAGCGTTAAGAAAAAAACGTGTTCGTCCAGTAAAAACAACCTAAAAACGGAACAAGACAGAAAATTCGATCGTGATACTGAAAGTCCAAAAGAGAACGACATGCCGTGACGTCCCTCCCACCACGGCCGTCTACGACTCCACAGCAACTACTGTCGTGGGACCCGACGCACAGAGCTTTGGGTGCTCGGCTCCGGGTTTGAGAGAGAAGAcaatatcaacaacaccagccgCGAAATACGTTTGTATCACCCGGTAGCGTCGGGGGCTCGgtggagagagagaaggggaTTTGGAGGGGCTTTGGCGAGCTTAAATGTCGTCAATGTCGACCTCCTTCTTGTTGCCAGCGGCGCCATCGTCAGAGTCATCGTCTGAATCAGCGTCGCCGAACTCGAAGTAGGCCTCGCCATCCTCTCCCTGGCCGAAAGAGTCGGTttcgttgatcttggcgtTCTCAGGGAGCTCGCCATAAGACTTGAGGGTACGGGCTTCGTCGGCGGTGTACTTGAGAATGACGTCGCCCTTGTTGTCCTGGAAGTCACGGAGAGAGAGGAGGATAATATCACCCTGGTTAATCCAGACCTTCTTTCGCATTTTGCCGCGAATCTAAGAAGGGGATGTTAGCACGAGTCGTCGAAAGAAGGACATGAGCGTCCTGCTTTCGTTGCACCGCGTCCTAGGCAGGCAAACTTGGGGCGACTTACGTTGGCGAGACGCTTGCTTCCATCGAAGCACAGAGCCTCGAGACGACCGTTACCAAGCATCTTCACGACCTGAGCATACTCTTGGCCATCCTCCTTGAAGGTGAGCTCTCGGCGCTGGTCATCGTTCTCCTTGGTACCACGTCTGCGGTTCTTTCCACCCTGTCCAACTGTTAGAGACGGTTCCTTTATTACTTGCTGAAGAACTTGGGCGATGATGGTGGGGGCGGGGCAGGCGGTTGGCGCGTGAAAATGCGATCCGTCAATGAAAAAAGATGACAGTCGAGTATAGAAGGATATGTGTGACTTACCTTTCCCTTGTTCTTAGGCATATTGGCGGTTTGTCGGTATGCGtgaagtgaagaagagatgtgttggtggaagaagaaaagttggtgatgatgttgtggTGTCGTTGTTGGCTTGGGAGAGAAAGTGGATTTTTCCTGGGCTTCGCTGCTGACTGACACAAGAGGTAAAAGCTGGTTGGGCGCAAGACAAATGTGATACATTAAGTAGGTACTGTCCTCCACAGTGACTCAAGCGTGGCGCAGCAAAGGTGTTTTCAGTGCAATACGATAAACTTCCAGTCTGAAATCTGTAGCAAGAATAGCCAACTTAAAAGCTAGAGCGTATCGGTTTAATCATACATAGAGTTgattaattctttattaagtCTAGAGATTATCCTAAGAAGAGAGCATCATGCCTAAAGTCAAGTACCTATGCTGAATAATATGACGCAGATTGGTTAGCGACACAGCCACAATTATGTGGCGTTCCTAGTCGAGCATGTTGAGAAATCGTAAACTCATGAAATCGATTTGCGCATCGTGCTTC
The window above is part of the Fusarium musae strain F31 chromosome 6, whole genome shotgun sequence genome. Proteins encoded here:
- the EIF1AY gene encoding Eukaryotic translation initiation factor 1A, Y-chromosomal (BUSCO:EOG092652Y6), with the protein product MPKNKGKGGKNRRRGTKENDDQRRELTFKEDGQEYAQVVKMLGNGRLEALCFDGSKRLANIRGKMRKKVWINQGDIILLSLRDFQDNKGDVILKYTADEARTLKSYGELPENAKINETDSFGQGEDGEAYFEFGDADSDDDSDDGAAGNKKEVDIDDI
- a CDS encoding hypothetical protein (EggNog:ENOG41~BUSCO:EOG09264U78), whose protein sequence is MPSILNDDDKDTVKRFIPKQSNKIQAVAVARLYVAYPNRSKWTYTGLQGAVALVNDLVGNTYWIKMVDISPSNRGVIWDQEIFDTWNYNQDRTFFHTFELEECLAGLSFVDEKEAKQFKKKMDEREKNASRATKATPFGGGAQPAHKHGLLGGLFGHRHSTHISSQHTAPTPPESPRMPHNSIQHHVINSTPNLNGSRPSEFALLDAFDPLWREHFGADLQDKGLTDDFIKENQEFIVDFLREEQQKANQPHSTPPPPPAAKAPSPTPTANGNEGRGSRAPPPPPPPGGRPQSDGPPAPPAPRKGGPPPPPAPRRSGKAESPAKDAAPERAPSPPRPKFGVPPPLADAGKFARQDPPRAVPATPTPGPPPPPRPAKTPIETQKNESHRFGVPPPFPGSRVPPPTPSRGPVPPPPPPRPADNHPVPAALPPPLPPKVPASSAPPLPPPSSRPVPPPPAANNHPPAPPPLPATSAPPPPPLPPTSTNGAPPPPPPPPPPPGGLGAPPPPPPPMPPGTGAPPPPPLPPVAAGGDPGRSAMLEGIQRAGGINSLKKVDRSQIRDRSGVQVGSVGDSGGANAAPAAPGAPGGGGGMADALAAALQKRKEKVSKSDDESDNDDW